The following is a genomic window from Thermoflexus hugenholtzii JAD2.
TGTCGGAGGTATTCTTTGGCGGCCCGGCACCACGGGCAATTGGGCGTGGTGAAGATGATCACCCGAGGCCATTTCCCGGTCCCCGCCATCGCGGCTCCTCCTCGGAAACCAGAAGGTTTGCCTCCGGACGGGCCATCCACGCCCAGAGGGGCGTCGAGAGCGGCCGATCGCCCGGATGAATTCTCAATATTTTAGATGCCCGAAGGCCTGAAGGGGTGACACGATCCGGAGGGCCGAGGGCGCGATCCCGCATGGATCTTCGCGCATGGCCCAGGCGCGTGATTTGCTTTTCACAGCAGCTTCGGTTATGATAAGGGCAACCGCGCTGCCGGTTTTGCGGCAGGGGCTTTTCGCAAGAGGGGCGCTCTTCCGTAAGCCGGGAGGCGCCCCTTTTAACTTTTCCGGAGGTTCAAACCCATGCTGCAAGAGCGATTGACGGTCCAGGACAACATGGTGGTGACCCTGGCCTACACCCTTCGCCTGAAGGACGGCCGGGTGGTGGAGTCGTCCGAGGAAAGCGAGCCCATCACGTTCATCCAGGGTGCCGGCGAGATCCTCCCCGCCCTGGAGGAAGCCCTCTACGGAATGGCCGTGGGGGAGGAGAAGGAGGTCTGGCTGGCCCCTGAGGACGCGTATGGGCCACGGCGCGCGGACGCCTATCAGGTGGTTCCCCGCAGCGAGTTCCCCGAGGATTTCCCGCTGGCCCCGGGCGTCGGCTTGTATGTCTACACCGAAACCGGCGAGGCGTTCCCGGCCTACATCGCAGAGGTGGGGCCGGACACGGTCACTCTCGATTTCAATCACCCCTTGGCCGGGGAGGAGCTCCATTTCACGGTGAAGATCCTGGCCCTGCGTCCGGCGACCCCTGAGGAGCTGGAGCACGGCCATCCCCACGAGGGCTGATCTCCGGCCGATCGCGTTTCTCCCACCGGCCGGTGCCTCCCCGATTCGGGGCGTCCCGCTGAGAAACAGCGCTTTCCGGAACGCCCCGAACGGCGATAAGATATCGGGGGTAGGTCTTCCTGCGGTTTGCAAGCCCCCAGCTCCCCTCCCGCATTAGGACGTTCGGCCGATCGGGAGGGGAGGATCTTTCGCCGGAGTCGGTGAGGATGTTCCCGCTGAGCGAGGAGCAGATCCGCCGCTATGCTCGGCACATCGTCCTGCCAGGGGTGGGCGGGCGTGGGCAGCGCCGGCTGCTGCAAAGCCGGGTGCTGCTCATCGGGGTAGGGGGGCTCGGATCCCCCATCGCCCTCTATCTGGCCGCCGCCGGGGTGGGCACCATCGGGATCATCGATCCCGACGTGGTGGATCTCAGCAACCTGCAGCGCCAGGTCCTCTTCCGCACAGAGGACCTCGGGCGCCCGAAGGCGGAGGTCGCTCGGGAGCGGCTTCAGGCCCTGAACCCGGATGTGCAGGTGATCCCC
Proteins encoded in this region:
- a CDS encoding FKBP-type peptidyl-prolyl cis-trans isomerase, which gives rise to MLQERLTVQDNMVVTLAYTLRLKDGRVVESSEESEPITFIQGAGEILPALEEALYGMAVGEEKEVWLAPEDAYGPRRADAYQVVPRSEFPEDFPLAPGVGLYVYTETGEAFPAYIAEVGPDTVTLDFNHPLAGEELHFTVKILALRPATPEELEHGHPHEG